The proteins below come from a single Corylus avellana chromosome ca3, CavTom2PMs-1.0 genomic window:
- the LOC132175373 gene encoding acetylornithine aminotransferase, mitochondrial-like produces the protein MSSVHVCLNNPLSPSRTLRRSFSLHRETPSLLGIGNGRRTLHAIACLNVEVEATDSNAGKPGLLKSKEVMETEARVLVGTYARAPVVLASGKGCKLYDVEGREYLDMSAGIAVNALGHGDEDWLKAVVEQATTLTHVSNMYYSLPQVELAKRLVASSFADRVFFSNSGTEANEAAIKFSRKFQRYTHPDAKEPATEFISFTNSFHGRTMGALALTSKEHYRSPFEPVMPGVTFLEYGNIQVTKELIQQGRTAAVFVEPIQGEGGIYSATKEFLQFLRSACDDAGTLLVFDEVIIC, from the exons ATGAGTTCCGTTCATGTTTGCCTCAACAATCCACTATCCCCGTCGAGGACCCTCCGCCGCTCGTTCAGTCTACACAGAGAAACGCCATCGTTGCTCGGAATCGGCAACGGGCGCAGGACGTTGCACGCGATCGCATGTCTGAACGTGGAGGTGGAAGCAACGGATAGTAATGCGGGGAAGCCTGGGCTTCTGAAGAGCAAGGAGGTGATGGAGACGGAGGCCAGGGTTCTGGTGGGGACGTACGCGAGAGCACCGGTTGTGCTTGCCAGTGGCAAGGGCTGTAAATTGTACGACGTCGAGGGGCGAGAGTATCTGGACATGAGTGCCGGGATCGCGGTGAATGCGCTAGGGCATGGGGATGAGGATTGGTTGAAGGCCGTGGTTGAGCAGGCCACTACCCTCACTCATGTCAGCAATATGTATTATTCCCTCCCTCAG GTGGAGCTTGCCAAGCGTCTAGtagcttcttcttttgctgATCGTgtgtttttctcaaattctgGAACGGAAGCAAATGAGGCTGCTATTAAATTTTCCAGGAAGTTTCAAAGATACACACATCCCGATGCCAAAGAGCCTGCAACCGAGTTCATATCTTTCACTAATTCCTTCCATGGTCGGACCATGGGTGCTCTTGCTTTGACAAGCAAAGAGCATTACAGATCACCTTTTGAACCTGTCATGCCTGGAGTCACTTTTTTGGAGTATGGAAATATACAAGTTACAAAAGAATTGATTCAGCAAGGAAGAACTGCAGCAGTTTTTGTGGAACCTATCCAGGGTGAAGGGGGTATATACAGTGCAACAAAGGAGTTCTTACAATTTTTGCGTAGTGCTTGTGATGATGCTGGGACTTTGTTGGTCTTTGATGAGGTAATCATCTGTTAA
- the LOC132175469 gene encoding acetylornithine aminotransferase, mitochondrial-like, which produces MSSVHVCLNNPLSPSRTLRRSFSLHRETPSLLGIGNGRRTLHAIACLNVEVEATDSNAGKPGLLKSKEVMETEARVLVGTYARAPVVLASGKGCKLYDVEGREYLDMSAGIAVNALGHGDEDWLKAVVEQATTLTHVSNMYYSLPQVELAKRLVASSFADRVFFSNSGTEANEAAIKFSRKFQRYTHPDAKEPATEFISFTNSFHGRTMGALALTSKEHYRSPFEPVMPGVTFLEYGNIQVTKELIQQGRTAAVFVEPIQGEGGIYSATKEFLQFLRSACDDAGTLLVFDEVQCGLGRTGYLWAHEAYGVFPDIMTLAKPLAGGLPIGAVLVTERVASAMNYGDHGSTFAGGPLVCNAALAVVDKISNPSFLASVSKKGLYLKEILKQKIGGSSHVREIRGLGLIIGIELDVSASPLVDACRNAGLLVLTAGKGNVVRLVPPLIITEQELDHAAEILYQALPVLDQHNSD; this is translated from the exons ATGAGTTCCGTTCATGTTTGCCTCAACAATCCACTATCCCCGTCGAGGACCCTCCGCCGCTCGTTCAGTCTACACAGAGAAACGCCATCGTTGCTCGGAATCGGCAACGGGCGCAGGACGTTGCACGCGATCGCATGTCTGAACGTGGAGGTGGAAGCAACGGATAGTAATGCGGGGAAGCCTGGGCTTCTGAAGAGCAAGGAGGTGATGGAGACGGAGGCCAGGGTTCTGGTGGGGACGTACGCGAGAGCACCGGTTGTGCTTGCCAGTGGCAAGGGCTGTAAATTGTACGACGTCGAGGGGCGAGAGTATCTGGACATGAGTGCCGGGATCGCGGTGAATGCGCTAGGGCATGGGGATGAGGATTGGTTGAAGGCCGTGGTTGAGCAGGCCACTACCCTCACTCATGTCAGCAATATGTATTATTCCCTCCCTCAG GTAGAGCTTGCCAAGCGTCTAGtagcttcttcttttgctgATCGTgtgtttttctcaaattctgGAACGGAAGCAAATGAGGCTGCTATTAAATTTTCCAGGAAGTTTCAAAGATACACACATCCCGATGCCAAAGAGCCTGCAACCGAGTTCATATCTTTCACTAATTCCTTCCATGGTCGGACCATGGGTGCTCTTGCTTTGACAAGCAAAGAGCATTACAGATCACCTTTTGAACCTGTCATGCCTGGAGTCACTTTTTTGGAGTATGGAAATATACAAGTTACAAAAGAATTGATTCAGCAAGGAAGAACTGCAGCAGTTTTTGTGGAACCTATCCAGGGTGAAGGGGGTATATACAGTGCAACAAAGGAGTTCTTACAATTTTTGCGTAGTGCTTGTGATGATGCTGGGACTTTGTTGGTCTTTGATGAG GTACAATGTGGATTAGGTCGAACTGGATACCTCTGGGCCCATGAAGCCTATGGTGTATTCCCAGATATAATGACACTTGCCAAGCCTCTTGCCGGAGGGCTACCCATTGGAGCTGTATTAGTGACAGAAAGAGTTGCTTCTGCCATGAATTATGGAGATCATGGGAGCACATTTGCTGGTGGGCCTCTTGTCTGTAATGCTGCTCTTGCTGTAGTAGATAAAATCTCAAATCCTAGTTTCTTAGCCAGTGTCTCTAAGAAGGGCCTTtacttgaaagaaattttaaagcAGAAGATTGGAGGAAGCTCACATGTGAGAGAAATACGTGGACTGGGGCTTATTATCGGAATCGAGTTGGATGTATCTGCCAGCCCCCTTGTTGATGCATGCCGAAATGCTGGCCTTCTTGTATTAACAGCTGGAAAAGGAAATGTTGTTAGGCTTGTGCCTCCATTGATCATAACAGAGCAGGAGCTTGATCATGCAGCTGAAATTTTGTACCAGGCTTTGCCGGTACTTGATCAGCACAATTCAGactag
- the LOC132175303 gene encoding uncharacterized protein LOC132175303, protein MASAALNMIERAHQMYREGRYSEALGFYTEALAMAKTNPQKIALHSNRAACFLKLHDFNKAAEECTSVLELDHKHTGALMLRSQTLVTLKEYHSALFDVNRLLDLNPSSEVYQNLQARLRTQLSLAPIPESEAELEEEEEDKDEAEPNRNGKGEQYEDVADSDEKAELSGTNINAEVIALEMRSSEESYRQEREKSETKKISSTTVVVAPKMQSKKESFEQDPKGWQTIPKPKGHTTLDYARWDRVEDDSSEEEDDDDDEESQPQYRFRVRTIGVRPVK, encoded by the exons ATGGCATCGGCGGCGTTGAACATGATCGAGCGGGCGCACCAGATGTACCGGGAGGGACGGTACTCGGAGGCGCTAGGGTTTTACACGGAGGCCTTGGCGATGGCCAAGACCAACCCCCAAAAGATCGCTCTCCATAGCAACCGAGCCGCTTGTTTTCTCAAACTCCACGATTTCAACAAg GCAGCAGAAGAATGTACCTCAGTGCTTGAGCTTGATCACAAGCACACTGGAGCACTAATGCTGCGGTCACAAACACTTGTCACCCTTAAGGAGTATCACTCAGCGCTTTTTGATGTCAACAGGCTCTTGGATTTGAATCCATCATCAGAAGTTTATCAAAACCTTCAAGCTCGTTTGAGGACACAATTG TCACTCGCTCCAATACCTGAATCCGAAGCAGAGctagaagaagaggaagaagacaaaGATGAAGCAGAACCAAATAGAAATGGAAAAGGGGAACAATATGAAGATGTAGCAGATAGTGATGAGAAAGCTGAGCTTAGTGGGACTAATATCAATGCTGAAGTTATTGCACTTGAGATGCggagctctgaggaatcatatagacaagaaagagaaaaatctgAGACTAAAAAGATTTCTTCTACTACTGTGGTTGTTGCCCCTAAAATGCAGAGCAAGAAGGAATCGTTTGAACAAGATCCTAAAGGATGGCAAACAATTCCAAAACCAAAGGGACATACAACCCTTGATTATGCAAGGTGGGACAGAGTTGAGGACGATTCTAgcgaagaagaagatgatgatgatgacgaagAGTCTCAGCCGCAGTATAGGTTTCGTGTAAGAACCATTGGTGTGCGACCAGTAAAGTGA